In Ilumatobacter fluminis, the following proteins share a genomic window:
- a CDS encoding LysM peptidoglycan-binding domain-containing protein: MNSTTSKLSSFLRALVLLVLVAVVVPWLLIWAANRRFGGPAPWSAMPPVGDWSASTIGDALTERLSESTIADIVIRSSLTVVWLVVIVLLVTVVAELVHMVRHAGIAMPRVRGLGPSQDLARIIAAGLLVVVPMLSSSTAIADDSPLRLPEGRAPATVEARPDNAWIDSAVPPTVAAAPAVGGNVEAAPAPGRSAPASDATGSYTVRPGDSVYGIAERLAGPDQASISALANSILDLNLGQRMVDGQMFSNAAYIDVGWVLQLPPGTPSPSSDTVTAAAHVVDEGETLWSIAEDELGDASRWPEIYEANEGRTFDDGRQLSDPDMIQPGWNLDLPTDRALTDDDAGAVSEQSEAPAVIVESDAPADAEFVDDVEQHDPPAPSQRDNAWVSTTAMQPVSADDAADGATDDAVERAADRPTDEARPDATVDRAASDGLPEPAVAAPPVAPSVRPDTGTDAEPDESAVELLTLERAAMLSAGVLTLLAVLRRRRMRQAPPNSCLPQPRPEVVRAERALRTIDAGDRFARVDIAIRAAAMPLVDQSARVLAVAVGPDGDVELWASTGCELDAPWEAGAEPHRWLLPASTPIELLAPEARRVGAPCPTLVQLGTCDDGRDLYVDLEALEAIEVGGPGAAADAIVAAVAATLAASVLAEVTTLVGVGVADDAFLGHRNHRPARSVQAAFSTAADAIGSTARADRSTFDLRARVTSGETWEPAVVLAGAAAGTVTPPDNRTGLAVVSASPIHGPSSRLAPETGSWVLRPLGVRLTPIGLSADDVAALAAVVDVAEPEPIIELDDDRTMAPQDFDESAPIGIDEPSSDEGAVPEAGEPAVAPLEHALVVRLLGPVSVESTDGREVEFERSKTKELIAWLATHRDRSTRSNARAALWELDVRDATFSNVVSEARRAMARCVEPPDGEEWLGRTMTDSLPLHPLVVSDVDLVEHALDAARLQPPAQAIETLRGALDWIRSVPFEGTSYLWPDAEGITSALVLRAITLTSALADHCLSLGDVDGVFEATSRGLQVLPAHEEMIAVRMRAYAKVGDRAGIRHEWESYERAITTDPWSDGEPSPKMLDLRRELL; encoded by the coding sequence ATGAACTCGACGACCTCGAAGCTCTCCTCGTTCCTCCGCGCCCTCGTCCTGCTCGTACTCGTGGCGGTCGTCGTGCCGTGGCTGCTGATCTGGGCGGCGAACCGGCGCTTCGGTGGGCCGGCGCCGTGGTCGGCGATGCCGCCGGTCGGCGACTGGAGCGCATCGACGATCGGCGATGCGCTCACCGAGCGGCTGTCGGAGTCGACGATCGCCGACATCGTGATCCGTTCGTCGCTGACCGTCGTGTGGCTCGTCGTGATCGTGTTGCTCGTCACCGTGGTCGCCGAACTGGTGCACATGGTGCGCCACGCCGGTATCGCCATGCCGCGGGTGCGCGGTCTCGGCCCATCACAAGACCTGGCCCGGATCATCGCCGCCGGGTTGTTGGTCGTCGTGCCGATGCTCTCGTCGTCGACGGCGATCGCCGACGACTCGCCGCTGCGCCTGCCCGAGGGGCGTGCGCCGGCAACGGTCGAGGCGCGTCCGGACAACGCATGGATCGACTCGGCCGTTCCGCCGACCGTCGCTGCTGCGCCGGCGGTGGGTGGCAACGTCGAGGCAGCGCCTGCACCGGGACGGTCGGCACCGGCTTCCGACGCCACCGGGTCGTACACGGTCCGGCCGGGCGACTCGGTGTACGGCATCGCCGAGCGACTGGCAGGCCCCGATCAGGCGTCGATCTCGGCGTTGGCGAACAGCATCCTCGACCTCAACCTCGGGCAACGGATGGTCGACGGCCAGATGTTCTCGAACGCCGCCTACATCGACGTCGGCTGGGTGCTCCAGCTGCCGCCTGGCACGCCATCGCCGTCGTCCGACACGGTGACGGCAGCAGCGCACGTGGTCGACGAGGGCGAGACGTTGTGGTCGATCGCCGAGGACGAGTTGGGCGACGCCTCCCGGTGGCCTGAGATCTACGAGGCCAACGAGGGGCGCACCTTCGACGACGGACGGCAGCTGTCGGACCCCGACATGATCCAGCCCGGCTGGAACCTCGACCTGCCCACCGACCGAGCGCTGACCGACGACGACGCCGGCGCCGTGTCCGAGCAGTCCGAGGCGCCAGCGGTGATCGTCGAGTCGGACGCTCCGGCAGACGCCGAGTTCGTCGACGACGTCGAACAACACGACCCACCGGCGCCGTCGCAGCGGGACAACGCATGGGTGTCGACGACTGCCATGCAACCGGTCTCCGCCGACGACGCAGCGGACGGCGCGACCGACGATGCCGTCGAGCGGGCAGCCGACCGACCGACGGACGAGGCACGACCCGACGCGACCGTCGACCGAGCAGCGTCCGACGGGCTGCCCGAACCGGCGGTCGCGGCACCGCCGGTCGCGCCGAGCGTTCGGCCGGACACCGGCACTGACGCCGAACCCGACGAGTCGGCCGTCGAGCTGCTCACCCTCGAACGGGCAGCGATGTTGTCGGCGGGTGTGCTCACCCTGCTCGCCGTGCTTCGCCGTCGCCGCATGCGTCAGGCGCCGCCGAACTCTTGCCTGCCACAACCGCGACCCGAGGTCGTGCGGGCCGAACGCGCGCTGCGCACGATCGACGCCGGCGACCGATTCGCCCGGGTCGACATCGCCATCCGGGCTGCCGCCATGCCCCTCGTCGACCAGAGTGCCCGCGTCCTTGCCGTCGCCGTCGGACCCGACGGTGACGTCGAGCTGTGGGCATCGACCGGCTGTGAACTCGACGCGCCGTGGGAGGCCGGCGCCGAGCCCCATCGCTGGCTCCTGCCGGCGAGCACGCCCATCGAGTTGCTCGCCCCGGAGGCCCGGCGGGTCGGTGCACCGTGCCCGACCCTCGTCCAGCTCGGGACGTGCGACGACGGGCGAGACCTGTACGTCGACCTCGAAGCGCTCGAGGCGATCGAGGTCGGCGGGCCCGGAGCGGCCGCCGACGCGATCGTCGCCGCTGTTGCGGCCACGTTGGCCGCGTCGGTGCTGGCCGAGGTCACGACCCTCGTCGGTGTCGGCGTCGCGGACGATGCATTCCTCGGCCATCGCAATCACCGGCCCGCACGGAGCGTGCAAGCAGCCTTCTCGACCGCCGCTGACGCCATCGGTTCGACCGCACGAGCCGACCGGTCGACGTTCGATCTGCGCGCCCGGGTCACGTCCGGTGAGACCTGGGAACCGGCGGTCGTGCTGGCCGGGGCCGCGGCCGGCACCGTGACGCCACCCGACAATCGCACCGGCCTCGCCGTGGTGTCGGCCTCGCCGATCCATGGGCCGTCCTCGCGGCTGGCGCCCGAGACGGGCTCGTGGGTGCTCCGGCCGCTCGGGGTGCGCCTGACCCCGATCGGATTGAGCGCCGACGACGTCGCCGCGCTCGCCGCCGTCGTCGACGTCGCCGAGCCCGAACCGATCATCGAGCTGGACGACGACCGCACCATGGCGCCGCAGGACTTCGACGAGTCGGCACCGATCGGAATTGACGAGCCATCGTCGGACGAGGGTGCGGTGCCCGAGGCCGGCGAGCCGGCGGTCGCGCCGCTCGAGCACGCCCTCGTCGTTCGCCTGCTCGGACCGGTGTCGGTGGAGTCGACCGACGGTCGCGAGGTCGAGTTCGAACGATCCAAGACGAAGGAGCTCATCGCGTGGTTGGCGACGCACCGCGATCGCTCGACCCGTTCGAACGCCAGGGCGGCGCTCTGGGAACTCGATGTCCGTGACGCCACCTTCTCCAACGTCGTGTCCGAGGCGCGTCGGGCGATGGCCCGCTGCGTCGAGCCGCCCGACGGCGAGGAATGGCTGGGGCGCACGATGACCGACTCGCTCCCGCTGCACCCTCTGGTGGTGTCCGACGTCGATCTCGTCGAGCACGCACTCGACGCTGCCCGCCTCCAGCCGCCGGCTCAGGCGATCGAAACCCTGCGGGGAGCGCTCGACTGGATCCGGAGCGTTCCGTTCGAGGGCACGTCGTACCTGTGGCCCGACGCCGAGGGGATCACGTCGGCGCTCGTGCTGCGCGCCATCACCCTCACGTCGGCGCTCGCCGACCACTGCCTGTCGCTCGGTGACGTCGACGGTGTGTTCGAGGCGACGAGCCGGGGCCTGCAGGTACTGCCCGCCCACGAGGAGATGATCGCCGTCCGCATGCGCGCCTACGCCAAGGTCGGCGACCGGGCCGGCATCCGCCACGAGTGGGAGAGCTACGAGCGAGCGATCACCACCGACCCATGGAGCGACGGCGAACCCAGCCCCAAGATGCTCGACCTCCGCCGCGAACTCCTGTAG
- a CDS encoding type II secretion system F family protein: protein MIALVVLTTVVFVVGVAIAVIPPSDAPSVPSDPRRTRRLAIRALGGLAIGTTVALVSGWIVPGAVLGVGAAWAIGGWQQRQRSSDAEIQRLDALASWVENVRDVLMAGEQPIGAITSTVGACSPVIRPHVRRLAVGLGQQDPEVAFRRFADDLDDPLADLVAAGLAIAIRRGARTVPVLTSLAEQTREQVDRRRLVEAERAPTRREVQALTAIMATLVLLLLVFGRSEYLAAYDTTGGQIFLGLALAGYVGLIVRVQHLARFPRPGRFLTGVATQPAGGGR from the coding sequence GTGATCGCGCTCGTCGTGCTCACCACCGTGGTGTTCGTCGTCGGGGTGGCGATCGCGGTCATCCCACCGAGCGATGCGCCGTCGGTGCCGTCCGACCCGCGCCGCACGCGTCGTCTCGCCATTCGTGCGCTCGGCGGGCTGGCGATCGGTACGACCGTCGCACTGGTGTCGGGATGGATCGTGCCGGGCGCTGTCCTCGGCGTCGGTGCGGCGTGGGCAATCGGCGGCTGGCAGCAACGCCAGCGATCCAGTGACGCCGAGATCCAGCGCCTCGACGCACTCGCCAGCTGGGTCGAGAACGTCCGCGACGTCCTCATGGCCGGTGAGCAACCGATCGGCGCCATCACGTCGACCGTGGGAGCGTGCTCGCCCGTCATCCGACCGCACGTCCGCCGCCTCGCAGTGGGCCTGGGTCAGCAGGATCCCGAGGTCGCGTTCCGGCGGTTCGCCGACGATCTCGACGATCCGCTCGCCGACCTCGTCGCCGCCGGGCTGGCGATCGCGATCCGTCGTGGCGCCCGAACGGTGCCGGTCCTCACCTCGCTCGCCGAGCAGACCCGCGAGCAGGTCGACCGCCGTCGACTCGTCGAAGCCGAGCGTGCGCCGACGCGGCGTGAGGTGCAGGCGCTCACCGCCATCATGGCGACGCTCGTGCTCCTCCTGCTCGTCTTCGGTCGCAGCGAGTACCTCGCCGCTTACGACACGACGGGCGGTCAGATCTTCCTCGGGCTCGCCCTTGCCGGCTACGTCGGGCTCATCGTCCGGGTTCAGCACCTGGCACGGTTCCCTCGGCCCGGCCGCTTCCTGACCGGTGTCGCCACCCAACCGGCGGGAGGAGGGCGATGA
- a CDS encoding type II secretion system F family protein — MSGVGVIVVVTLVGVGGLLLAASGYLQPAPSLERVVAHLQRPATGRTDTRSSDRWTGPLSDAARRHPRLFPTDAELALVGRPVEQHAVFLLTAALVGFVLPGLVVLLLQSAGVIGLGWYAPLLLSLAGAAVGPFVVHTATVEEAERIRSDLRYQVSAYLDVVTMLLAGNTGYEGALEQAAAAGDGRLFVELRRRMRESGARGASLTDALDRTGDELGLDELQQVASTAALSAAEGAPVARTLAAKCATLRSALATEQESEARLRTSRLTTPIVGMALIFMSLVIYPALSLT, encoded by the coding sequence ATGAGCGGCGTCGGTGTGATCGTGGTCGTGACGCTCGTCGGCGTCGGCGGGCTGTTACTCGCCGCGAGCGGCTACCTGCAGCCGGCGCCGTCGCTCGAACGCGTCGTCGCTCACCTCCAACGCCCGGCCACCGGGCGCACCGACACCCGCAGCAGCGACCGCTGGACCGGTCCCCTGTCCGACGCCGCACGTCGCCATCCTCGTCTGTTCCCGACCGACGCCGAACTCGCTCTCGTCGGTCGACCCGTCGAACAGCACGCGGTGTTCTTGCTCACGGCGGCCCTCGTCGGCTTCGTCCTGCCGGGGCTCGTGGTGTTGCTCCTGCAATCCGCCGGTGTGATCGGTCTCGGCTGGTACGCGCCGTTGCTCTTGTCGCTCGCCGGTGCCGCGGTCGGACCGTTCGTCGTCCACACGGCGACCGTCGAGGAGGCGGAACGGATCCGTAGCGATCTCCGCTATCAGGTGTCGGCCTACCTCGACGTCGTCACGATGCTGCTCGCCGGCAACACCGGCTACGAGGGAGCGCTCGAGCAGGCTGCCGCCGCAGGCGACGGTCGCCTCTTCGTCGAGCTCCGACGACGGATGCGGGAGTCGGGCGCTCGCGGCGCCAGCCTCACCGATGCACTCGATCGCACCGGCGACGAACTCGGACTCGACGAGCTCCAGCAAGTGGCGAGCACGGCCGCGCTCAGCGCCGCCGAGGGCGCCCCCGTTGCCCGCACCCTCGCCGCCAAGTGCGCCACCCTCCGCTCCGCCCTCGCGACGGAGCAGGAGTCCGAGGCCCGCCTCCGCACGAGCCGCCTCACCACACCCATCGTGGGTATGGCGCTGATTTTCATGTCGCTCGTCATCTACCCGGCGCTCAGCCTCACCTGA
- the radA gene encoding DNA repair protein RadA codes for MAKSRIEHVCGDCGATHTKWAGQCSSCGQWNTLVEEVAVASAPTIPAAGPASRIGDVDPLTSRPRATCIGELDRVLGGGLVAGSVTLLGGEPGIGKSTLLLQLLAAFGGTALYVTAEESAQQVRLRAERLDAVRPDLWLLAETALPHILASIDDTKPDIVVIDSVQTVHDPALGSPPGSVVQVRGCAQQLVNRAKQRGVPVVLVGHVTKEGSLAGPRVLEHLVDTVLSFEGERHHALRLLRATKHRFGPTNELGLFEMVGHGLEGVPDPSELFLGDRRTGIPGSAVAPTIDGQRPLLVEVQALTTPAPPNVPARRTTQGIDSNRLALLLAVLQQRARIPTSQTDVYASTVGGVRLAEPGLDLAACLAIVSAMNDRPLPADMAVFGEVGLGGEIRQVAHTPRRLAEAARLGFRRVIGPRSAPDPDDAHLHLLRAATLPEALAAAGLT; via the coding sequence ATGGCCAAGAGCAGGATCGAACACGTCTGCGGCGACTGCGGTGCGACGCACACCAAGTGGGCGGGGCAGTGCTCGTCGTGCGGGCAGTGGAACACGTTGGTCGAAGAGGTCGCCGTCGCGTCGGCGCCCACGATCCCCGCCGCCGGACCGGCCTCGCGCATCGGCGACGTCGATCCGCTCACGAGTCGGCCGCGCGCCACCTGCATCGGTGAGCTCGATCGGGTGCTGGGCGGTGGGCTGGTGGCCGGGTCGGTCACCCTGCTCGGCGGCGAGCCGGGCATCGGCAAGAGCACCCTGTTGCTGCAGCTGCTGGCGGCGTTCGGCGGCACCGCCCTCTACGTCACCGCCGAGGAGAGCGCCCAACAGGTGCGGCTGCGCGCCGAACGACTCGACGCGGTGCGGCCCGACCTGTGGCTGCTCGCCGAGACGGCACTCCCCCACATCCTGGCCAGCATCGACGACACCAAGCCCGACATCGTCGTGATCGACTCCGTGCAGACGGTGCACGACCCGGCGCTCGGCTCGCCGCCCGGGTCGGTGGTGCAGGTGCGCGGATGCGCTCAACAGCTGGTGAACCGGGCCAAGCAGCGCGGCGTGCCGGTCGTGCTCGTCGGCCACGTCACCAAAGAAGGGTCGCTGGCCGGACCGCGGGTGCTCGAGCACCTGGTCGACACCGTGTTGTCGTTCGAGGGCGAACGCCATCACGCGCTCCGTCTCCTGCGTGCCACCAAGCACCGGTTCGGCCCCACCAACGAACTCGGCCTGTTCGAGATGGTCGGCCACGGTCTCGAAGGGGTGCCCGACCCGAGCGAGCTGTTCCTCGGCGACCGCCGCACCGGCATCCCGGGGTCGGCGGTCGCACCGACGATCGACGGCCAGCGTCCGCTGCTGGTCGAGGTACAGGCGCTCACCACGCCGGCGCCGCCCAACGTGCCGGCGCGCCGCACCACCCAGGGCATCGACTCGAACCGGTTGGCCCTACTCCTGGCGGTGTTGCAGCAGCGGGCCCGCATCCCGACGAGCCAGACCGACGTGTACGCCTCCACCGTCGGTGGTGTGCGCCTCGCCGAGCCGGGGCTCGACCTGGCGGCGTGCCTGGCGATCGTGAGCGCCATGAACGACCGGCCGCTCCCGGCCGACATGGCGGTGTTCGGCGAGGTCGGCCTCGGCGGCGAGATCCGCCAGGTGGCCCACACGCCACGCCGCCTGGCCGAGGCGGCCCGGCTCGGGTTCCGGCGCGTGATCGGTCCCCGGTCGGCTCCCGACCCCGACGACGCCCACCTCCACCTGCTCCGCGCCGCCACCCTGCCCGAAGCCCTCGCCGCCGCCGGCCTCACCTGA
- a CDS encoding Dabb family protein, which translates to MPFRHVVMFEFDEHVDDEHIERLRDALSALPPEIEEIRSYVHGRDVNISEGNYDYVVVADFDNVHGFIAYRDHPKHVLVIEELIKGHVVNRAAVQYQYGAH; encoded by the coding sequence ATGCCATTCCGCCACGTCGTCATGTTCGAGTTCGACGAGCACGTCGACGACGAGCACATCGAGCGGCTGCGTGACGCGTTGAGTGCGCTGCCGCCCGAGATCGAGGAGATCCGCAGCTACGTGCACGGCCGCGACGTGAACATCTCCGAGGGCAACTACGACTACGTCGTGGTGGCCGACTTCGACAACGTTCACGGCTTCATCGCCTACCGAGACCACCCGAAGCACGTCCTCGTCATCGAGGAGCTCATCAAGGGCCACGTCGTCAACCGAGCCGCCGTCCAGTACCAATACGGCGCCCACTGA
- a CDS encoding TadE/TadG family type IV pilus assembly protein, with translation MVRRRRRERRGGGGHPLDADHRHGQRDRQHRPAGRPLTEPPLSASGRDRGSTSLTLVLLTPIFTVVAFMAFQAAMWTHARTEARAAARDAAVLVGRFGAEPADVRRSTSESLDDKSVLELREVTIVEASGTVRVTIAATAHGIITGTSSDFEVTEAVPVEEYRP, from the coding sequence GTGGTTCGTCGCCGTCGGCGTGAGCGTCGCGGTGGTGGCGGCCATCCTCTGGACGCAGATCATCGACACGGCCAACGAGACCGACAACATCGACCAGCCGGTCGCCCCCTGACCGAGCCCCCGCTGTCAGCGTCGGGTCGCGACCGCGGCTCGACCTCACTGACCTTGGTGCTCCTGACGCCCATCTTCACGGTGGTCGCGTTCATGGCGTTCCAGGCAGCGATGTGGACCCACGCCCGCACCGAGGCACGAGCCGCAGCGCGCGATGCGGCGGTCCTGGTCGGCCGCTTCGGCGCCGAACCCGCAGACGTCCGACGCTCGACGAGCGAGTCGCTCGACGACAAGTCGGTGCTCGAGCTGAGGGAGGTCACGATCGTCGAGGCGTCCGGCACGGTCCGTGTGACCATCGCTGCGACGGCCCACGGCATCATCACCGGCACGTCGTCCGATTTCGAGGTGACCGAGGCCGTGCCGGTGGAGGAATACCGGCCGTGA
- a CDS encoding CpaF family protein, with the protein MTTIDSAEERAALVRFVTDRVAGRLVEAIEADEHDGAERNGSTPALSGDARRQQLLVGSWLSEEIAQVNQDRLRRGASPLSEMADRDIRARVVAELTGTGPLEPYMTDPSVEEIDVNSHTSTWVTYTDGRKVDVGALWESPASLTAYQKRLARRMTGTGEGRLDTQSPMLTFQADDGSRVVMVLGGRSEHGVSTHPRIAIRRFVLQREGLGGLASRGMFPTGMVSQLEAMVRCGFTILVSGPPGAGKTTLLTELLGAVSPRERIITVEKNLLELKLEDDPRHPDAPALYTRHANAEGEGEITTRQLVELTRRLNPDRVVVGELVEDEALDMLDVASMCKRGSLATIHAHTSDVVVQRLAYYVSKSNTSLPEFAVWSLIAQTVDFIVHIDLVRNEADDDAVPQRRVTSIIEIGGLGERGGLATTEVWSIGDSGRLTQVAPLSTRHLQRLRLAGYDPRSFAPGSGPS; encoded by the coding sequence ATGACCACCATCGACTCGGCCGAGGAACGCGCGGCGCTCGTCCGGTTCGTCACCGACCGGGTCGCCGGCAGATTGGTGGAGGCGATCGAGGCGGACGAGCACGACGGCGCCGAGCGCAACGGCTCGACGCCGGCGCTGTCGGGCGACGCCCGCCGTCAGCAGTTGCTCGTCGGTTCGTGGCTGAGCGAGGAGATCGCCCAGGTCAACCAGGACCGTCTTCGTCGCGGCGCCTCGCCGCTGTCGGAGATGGCCGACCGCGACATTCGTGCCCGTGTCGTCGCCGAACTGACCGGCACCGGTCCGCTCGAGCCGTACATGACCGATCCGTCCGTCGAGGAGATCGACGTCAACTCGCACACGTCGACGTGGGTCACCTACACCGACGGCCGCAAGGTCGACGTCGGTGCGCTCTGGGAGTCGCCCGCATCGCTCACCGCGTATCAGAAGCGGTTGGCGAGGCGGATGACCGGCACGGGTGAGGGCCGCCTCGACACCCAGTCGCCGATGCTCACGTTCCAGGCCGACGACGGCTCTCGCGTGGTCATGGTGCTCGGCGGCCGTAGTGAGCACGGCGTGTCGACGCACCCCCGGATCGCCATTCGACGCTTCGTCCTGCAGCGTGAGGGACTCGGCGGGCTGGCCAGCCGCGGCATGTTCCCGACCGGCATGGTGAGCCAGCTCGAGGCGATGGTCCGATGCGGCTTCACCATCCTCGTCAGCGGACCTCCCGGCGCGGGCAAGACGACGCTGCTCACCGAGCTGCTCGGTGCCGTGTCGCCACGCGAGCGCATCATCACCGTCGAGAAGAACCTGCTCGAGCTCAAGCTCGAAGACGACCCCCGGCACCCCGACGCGCCGGCGCTCTACACCCGCCACGCGAACGCGGAAGGGGAGGGCGAGATCACGACCCGCCAGCTGGTCGAACTCACCCGTCGCCTGAATCCCGACCGCGTGGTCGTCGGCGAGCTGGTGGAGGACGAGGCACTCGACATGCTCGACGTGGCGTCGATGTGCAAGCGCGGCTCGCTCGCCACGATCCACGCGCACACCTCCGACGTCGTGGTGCAGCGGCTGGCCTACTACGTGTCGAAGTCGAACACGAGCCTGCCGGAGTTCGCGGTGTGGAGCCTGATCGCCCAGACCGTCGACTTCATCGTCCACATCGACCTCGTCCGCAACGAAGCCGACGACGACGCCGTGCCGCAGCGGCGTGTCACCTCCATCATCGAGATCGGTGGACTCGGCGAACGGGGCGGCCTCGCCACGACCGAGGTGTGGTCGATCGGCGACAGCGGGCGACTCACTCAGGTCGCCCCGCTGTCTACGCGTCACCTCCAACGACTTCGGCTCGCGGGTTACGACCCGCGCTCGTTCGCACCCGGGAGCGGACCGTCGTGA
- the disA gene encoding DNA integrity scanning diadenylate cyclase DisA — translation MVVTRYSGANETMRNALSRVAPGQPLRDGIDRIVRSKAGALLVLSDDPEVLAICSGGFLVDSPFSPQRLSELAKMDGAIIITEDGGRIARANVHLVPDPTVPTSETGTRHRTAERVARSLDVPVISASEEMGVINVYAGGTKRQLQEIGPLLDRANQALQTLERYKVRLDDAIAKLTSLEIEDVVTVRDMVSVVQRGEMVHRIADEIETMIVELGVDARLLRLQLDEIYSDIDDELDLVIADYLPPARHVDDTLGEMARLRDDDVLDARMALTSMHLGDVDLDDDISPRGLRLLRRVSTLPADVAARIVNDFGDLARLQRATVDDLMDVDGVDAAIAGTVRDTLQRVAENTILDQYH, via the coding sequence ATGGTGGTGACGCGCTACAGCGGAGCGAACGAGACGATGCGGAACGCGCTGTCTCGTGTCGCACCGGGGCAGCCACTCCGTGACGGCATCGATCGCATCGTCCGCTCGAAGGCGGGAGCGCTGCTCGTGTTGTCCGACGATCCCGAAGTGCTCGCCATCTGTTCGGGCGGCTTCCTGGTCGACTCGCCGTTCAGCCCGCAGCGTCTCAGCGAGCTGGCGAAGATGGACGGCGCGATCATCATCACCGAAGACGGCGGCCGTATCGCACGCGCCAACGTCCACCTGGTGCCCGACCCGACGGTGCCCACCAGCGAGACCGGCACCCGTCACCGCACCGCCGAACGAGTCGCCCGTTCGCTCGACGTGCCCGTCATCTCCGCGTCGGAGGAGATGGGCGTCATCAACGTGTACGCCGGCGGCACGAAGCGTCAGCTGCAAGAGATCGGGCCGCTGCTCGACCGGGCGAACCAGGCCCTGCAGACGCTCGAGCGCTACAAGGTCCGCCTCGACGACGCGATCGCGAAGTTGACGTCGCTCGAGATCGAAGACGTGGTGACGGTTCGCGACATGGTGAGCGTCGTGCAGCGAGGTGAGATGGTGCACCGCATCGCCGACGAGATCGAGACGATGATCGTCGAGCTCGGTGTCGACGCCCGTCTCCTCCGGCTCCAGCTCGACGAGATCTACAGCGACATCGACGACGAACTCGATCTGGTCATCGCCGACTATCTGCCGCCTGCCCGCCACGTCGACGACACGCTCGGCGAGATGGCCCGCCTGCGCGACGACGACGTGCTCGACGCCCGCATGGCGTTGACGAGCATGCACCTCGGCGACGTCGATCTCGACGACGACATCTCGCCGCGCGGCCTGCGCCTGCTGCGCCGGGTGAGCACCCTCCCGGCCGACGTCGCCGCTCGCATCGTGAACGACTTCGGCGATCTGGCCCGGTTGCAGCGTGCGACGGTCGACGACCTGATGGACGTCGACGGTGTCGACGCAGCGATCGCCGGCACGGTGCGCGATACCCTCCAGCGCGTCGCCGAGAACACCATCCTCGATCAGTACCACTGA
- a CDS encoding alpha/beta fold hydrolase, translating to MDPLVYETKTVNGVELEVAVANPGGERGLALLVHGFPESAFSWRFQIPMLAEMGYEVWAPNTRGYRNSDKPPKVSDYSIDHLLDDLGALIDLSGHERVTLMAHDWGAIQAWMFAIRKVRPLERLVIMNVPHPTCGQRELRRFRQLRKSWYIFFFQIPKLPEWMLLRNDARPIAEVFTSSTRDPNRFPPEITDEFRRAAQRPGAMTAMVNYYRALVRGARTARKEVLASVDTPTLMIWGEEDGALSKETTDGTDEYVRNLTLRFLPGVSHWVQQEAPEEVNAMLAAWLNDEPVPEADQIRSSRLPDPALH from the coding sequence ATGGATCCGTTGGTGTACGAGACCAAGACGGTGAACGGGGTCGAGCTCGAAGTCGCCGTCGCCAACCCGGGCGGGGAACGTGGGCTGGCGTTGCTGGTGCACGGGTTCCCGGAGTCGGCGTTCTCGTGGCGATTCCAGATCCCGATGCTCGCCGAGATGGGGTACGAGGTGTGGGCGCCGAACACCCGCGGCTACCGCAACTCCGACAAGCCGCCCAAGGTGTCCGACTATTCGATCGATCATCTGCTCGACGATCTCGGTGCACTGATCGACCTGTCGGGCCACGAACGGGTCACGCTCATGGCGCACGACTGGGGCGCCATCCAGGCGTGGATGTTCGCCATCCGCAAGGTGCGTCCGCTCGAACGGCTCGTCATCATGAACGTGCCGCATCCCACCTGTGGCCAGCGCGAACTGCGCCGGTTCAGGCAGCTCCGCAAGTCGTGGTACATCTTCTTCTTCCAGATCCCGAAGCTGCCCGAGTGGATGCTCCTCCGCAACGACGCACGACCGATCGCCGAGGTGTTCACCAGTTCGACGCGGGACCCGAACCGGTTCCCGCCGGAGATCACCGACGAGTTCCGTCGCGCCGCGCAGCGGCCCGGCGCGATGACGGCGATGGTGAACTACTACCGGGCGCTCGTCCGCGGCGCCCGCACGGCACGCAAGGAGGTGCTCGCCTCCGTCGACACACCGACGCTGATGATTTGGGGCGAAGAAGACGGCGCCCTCTCGAAGGAGACGACCGACGGCACCGACGAATACGTGCGGAACCTCACCCTGCGGTTCCTGCCGGGGGTCTCGCACTGGGTCCAGCAGGAAGCGCCCGAAGAGGTCAACGCCATGCTCGCCGCCTGGCTGAACGACGAACCGGTCCCCGAAGCGGACCAGATCCGCTCGTCCCGCCTCCCCGACCCGGCCCTGCACTGA